The Lolium rigidum isolate FL_2022 chromosome 1, APGP_CSIRO_Lrig_0.1, whole genome shotgun sequence region TCGGGAAACCGGTGCCTCCTCGCTGGCTTTGTCCACCACATCTTCCTCAAAGTGGCCAAGGTCGGAAAGCCTCAAGCCGAGGACTTCGATGTCTCCCAGATCCCCGCCGCCGCTAGGATAATTGACATGTAAGCAGTTAAGCACCCTCTAGGATTGTTTGTTTTTTTGATTCCCCAAGCGTTCGATGAACTGCCTATGAGACTAAACGTTTATTTTCGTTGCATGGATTGAACTGGGGagatgaggaaggagaggcggtTTCCACTGGAGTAGGAGACCATGCACGCGGCTTCACGATGCGCTGCTGATTAGTGCTCATCACCTTGTTCTTAATTTCCGTAATGTGATGAGGCCTGCTGCGCGCTAATGGACCAACGCCGAGCCCTCCTGCTGCGCGAGAGTCTCCAGATCCTGATGCCGCTGCCGCCCTTTCTCCGCGCGAGAGCTCTGCCCCCAAACGCCCCGCATGAGCGCCGCTCTAGCCTCCACGTCGTTGCCCTGGCAAACCCGCTGGCCCGTGATACTCGCGCTGCCCTGAACGCTGCCCACGCAGCCATGACACCTGTCGGACGCCCGCAACTCGACTTTCTTCAGCCACGGTATTCAGGTGAGTTTACGTTCAGAGCAATCACTTAAATTGTACCAATAACGCAAAAGGCTTCTCTACAATCAATCTAGCTACAACTTTCCTCCATTATTCCTTAATCATGACGAGTGGCCTTGAGGAACCAGGACTCTTGCTTTGGCTGGAAGTAATGACCTGCATTTGAACAAAAATGCGTCATCTTCCAAGCGCACTCCAAAGATGGGTTAAACCAACAAGATAGAAATGTACTTTGTCAGTGTATGATTATTCTCCTTAAGAAGTAGATGTTATCTGTTCTGATAGCATGATTTTCATTCTCATTCAGTTTGAGTTTCGGAGAGAAAAACAGGACCCACTGCCGGTGAAGGTCTACTCTTATTCTTACCTTGTTAAGCCATGGATAGAGATGGACTGCAGTTTTGTTATAAAATTATGAATTGCAGATTTGGTACAACTAGAGTGATGCAATTTTCTCGCTAGAATTGGTAACTGTTATATCTCCTCCGAGCCCAAAGGATGGTGCTAATGCTTGTGCAAGTTCGTTTCCAATTGAATTCTAGCTTGTATTATCTTCTTCTCTAAttttttttgcagaaaaacaaAACTTCTTCTGCAAAGTTTACTCTTATTTGTCCGTAATAATATATGTCTGGTTTCACTGATTTGATTGTCTTTGCTACTTGTTCACGGTCTATTTCCATGATGCTTGATGGAATTTTCTCTTACGGTCAAACACTATAAAATTGTTTATTACCGATATGCTATCAAAGAGTTATGCGTGGCTACTGGGTGCTATTTTATCAAATTCATGCTATGACTTATAATTGACTATTAGCTCATGTATAAGGAGAGCACAAGTCATGAAAATCCAAGAAACTATGATGTCATGTTTCAGTTTTTCAATAAACATGTTCATCTGAAGAGTTTTATTTGACAAGATGTTGAATGTTTCTCTCTAGAGCTAGACTTATAGAAATTTTCTGATGGATGCTTTTCACACTACTAGAAAGGTTGATATTATTTTCTCATTATCATTTGCAGGCATTGTTCAGTGTTTTGTTTTTGCCTACATGTTTGAGGAAAATAACGTAAGTGTTTCAACCATGATTATACATTATGGCAACTTGAATGCCAAATACGTGTAGGCAAACCAAAATATCATTACAATTTATGTGCATCTCTCCTAATATTTGAATCACGAGTTTGGCTGAGCACTGAGTTGAAACCGACATTTCTCTTTAGACTTGATTCCAGAACTGAGGAGCCTCTGAATACTCAATCCCGATGTCTGCATAGGACGATGCAGCGACATTGTATGAGTGAGGTTAATAGAAGGGCATGGTTCCGGTGAGCGCACGCATCAAATCCATTGTGATGTTCTTCCGCAGAAAATGTTTGGAAGTGTTCCATTGCTTTCACAAATGCGCAAATAATCTTGACGTGTAAGTACCTTGACAGAAGTTAGTTCATTTTCAGTCtatttttcttcatttttctTCAGATACCCATCCATTTTTTTCAATTGGCTTAGAAGTTTGAAGCGGTCATATATCTATCTCAAATGGCCTCTGGATTCAGGTTCGAGTGAAAGTAAATGGTCTTCCCACATAACTCTACTGGTGGAAGGCTATTTTCATGTAGGTTAGCATTTTTTATGTTATACACCTGAGGATGCAATTTATCATTTAATCTGTTTTTCACAAAGATTAGCATCTGGTAACATGTTTCATCATGTAGCCAGGTGCAAATCAATTATTTATGTAGTTCATTATTTTCGTGAATATGTGTCTGTCTTACTTTTCCATTAACCTACACATGCACTAGAAAATTGAAGAATGCAAATTCGCCGGGTAGGATTGCCTTGTTTTGCTTTGAACAGCTTGGCATCATGCAGATAGTCATTAGTCATGTGGTTCTGTTTtgctatctcatatatctatatcGAACTATAATTGAGAAGTGGCTATTTGGTAGACACTCCTGTTGATGCATGAGTATTCGTAACACCTTTTCTGCGAGCATTCTCCATGAATGAATGACCTACAAATTTTGCTAGAAGTCAGAGTACTTCTTTAGTTCTTTTGTTCTGAGAGTGCCAAGTAAGAGTTATTCTTTTATTTCTGGCATCAACTAGGAACAACATATAAGCATCTTCAAACCAGCTCTATTTTGGCAACAATTGTTCTGCGGTGTTTAGCATGGAAGAATGATCTGCAAATTTTTCTTGTGGTCAGAGTTCTTCCTACATATGTTAGGAGAGTATCAAGCAAGATCGAGTTACTTTTTATTTCTGAAATCAAGTAAGATTTACATGCAATAATCTTTAAACCTGCTCAGATCTTTTCAAGTTATAGTGATAACAAGCGATTTACCATTTCAATAATCAACTAGAATGTAATTCTTCCGAAAATAtgttcttttgttttctgcaaaaaGGATGGAAGAGGGGCGGTTGCTCTGTTGATCCTGAAAAAATTATTTTTGATCTTACGGTAGTTTCCATAAACTTAGGGGTTAGCTCAAATTATTTGAATACATACTGTTATATATGCACTTTATTATGTAGTTATATATGCATTTAATTGGGGCATTGCATTAGACGTGCATGTGCACGTGCTCGATTACTAGTGACAATAAAAacggcaaatcttttgcctcatTTCAAAAGAAACCCACACTATGAGGCCATCTAAATTAGATCGCTCACACGAACCTCCAAATAGCTAAGCGGCTGATCAACATTCTATCTTGTGACAATATTGAATAATGAAGGCCAATGGTTCTAAGACCTAACTTTATACTTTTCTCGTATTGGAACCTTGGCAAACTGAAATTTCCATATAAGAGAATAAGATAACGATTATCCTTTGCAACGTTAACCAATACACGAAGAAAGTCAATTTTGTGTAGCTGCTCCATTTTGTGAATTGATCTTGGGCTCGAACACTCGGAACTTATAGGAGGATGAAAACGGAGTAGCTAGTGAGTTCAACACATACACGCTCTTAACACATTAAGGCAGTTAACATGTAATCAATGGAAGACGGGGCCGATCCTAATGCTCCTTGAGATGAAAGCACGCCAAAAGAGATGCAACAAAAACCGCATccaaaaacaagtaaaaactgctAAACCGCACCCAAACACAGCCACATGAAGGGTTATCCATCAACCAAATCCAGGACAGACTTGTACCCATAAAAAAAACGAATATGGCTGGTTACTACAGTAGTGCTCAAGTTTCTACtagataagggcatgtacaatggtgatgactcaGCTGTCTGTAAGGGGTAGTTATAGctgattttggtgatgtggaggaaagagaatgaggagagagagggaggctgtCTGTAAAGTTACAGACAGTCTGTAGTCTTCTTACAGACGGCTTACAGACagcatttttgttgttgtatgaagggtgtctataacTTATACTCATACATGGTTATGGCTAAAAATAGATAGCTTACAGACAGACCACTGTAGACACTGTCTATACTACTGTCTATATATGATATGGAGTGCTATTACAGACACCATCTATCtagaccattgtacatgccctaagctaGCGGGGCATGAAAAACGCACACCATAAAGGCGTGTAAAACATGCACCCCTAGCCCAAAAACATGAAAACCATAAAGGCTTCATAGTCTTCAGACAACTTGTCCTTCGGCGTTAGCACCTTCTCATGCTCGAAGTTAGCCAATGATCGAGCCAGCATATTTGATCACTCGTCAGTGATGAACGGCATGCAGCTGGAGCTGCGAGCGATgccgcctccggcagcggcagccttTGCCTTGGAGGCGCTTTCCCTGACCTCCCGGGGGTTGATGCTGGACCTAGACCTGGGCCCGAGCTTGGAGCGCTTCCTGAGGATCTCCCTCATGGCCTCCGCCTGGAATAGCACCGGGTGCGTCCTCCCGAAGCCGTTGAACCTCTTGCACACGCCCATGTGCGTTCGGAGCGCCTCCTCCCGCGACGTGCCGCtcttctcggcctcctccgtcaCGGCCTCCGCGCACAGCCCGCAGACCCACCGCCCCGAGAAGCGGCCGCGCACGCCGAGGATGTACTCGGGCGTGCACTCCTCTGACATGCCACAGCACTCGCACTTGGCGTCCTCCACCTCCGGGACCGGGTGGAGCAGCTTCATCTCCGcctctgccgccgcctcctcctcctccttggcacGGCCGTGGTGGTGGAGCTCGTAGGAGACGTCGGACACGGTGCGCTGGAGCTTGTCGGACGAGGTCCTGCGCCTCTTCTCCAGGTTGCCGGCGTCGATGTTGCTTGCCATCGCGATGAACGGCGCCGCCATGGCCATGGCGACCGCGCACGCCTCTCTGCTGGGTGCCATTGCTGGATCGGACTTTGCCCTACCTCTTGGGTGTTTCTTGGCTATGTGTTGCGCCTTGTTGAGTCTCAGTTGTGATATATCTTACAAGCTGATGGCTTTTGTGTGATAAGATGGTCCAGAATGCATGGCTTTTTATAGAGGTTCCATGGTGGCTAAGTTGAGCCAAATGAAAGCTTCCCGCGTGCATGCATGACACTGTCCACAAGATGTGCCGAAAAGGTGGTGTGCAACTTGATGAGTGTAACTTGTGGTGGCTAGGTGATGCAGCTAAAGGGATTGCAAAATTTGACATAAAGATTTGATGGAAATGGCCTGTTACGAAACCTTTGTGTCAAGTGGTCGACGCGATGATAGGTtcacaatcttttgcacgtgatggTGTTCCGGAGATATCATCAAAATAGGGTTGAAGATTGCATGCCGGTATGTGAAAAAGGTGATTGCGGAATGCAGGCAATTATATTGCCCCGCCGTTTAATTTTGAtcttgccttttttttttgcagcaTGGTAAGTTCTTGTGAACTTGTGACAGCTGTTCTCGACAAATTGTTGCGATtagctaagagcatgtctagtagGCCCCTCAAAACGCTGGTACCCCGTATTATTCCGGTGGGATAGGGGGTGAGGGCGaaatgggccgtctagcaggccccgtattcgggccggcccgtataGGCAGAATACGGGGCCCGTCAAACCCACCCTGCCGCCCCCTACAAATAGAGGGTGAAGGTGCGAGTGGGGgtccaacccctcactcgcaaccctagccccgccgtgcgccgccaccactccggcgagcaattcccaCGCGCACGCCGCCGCATTTCCACCGCCACCAGCCATGAGTGCACAGCGTAGGAGCAGCCTCTCGCCCGCCGCCGGATCGAAGCGTTCCCGCGAGCCGACCAcagtggaggaggcgtggtgccaCCACTGCAAATTCTTCTTCGCCGGGAGACGGCGTGCAAGTACGTCGGGTCCGAGTGGATGCCGCCGACGCTCCGGGAATTCGCGGAGGGCGGACGCTACCACAAGGTCGAACCGCCattgaagccgatgagcggcggcgaATTCGAGAAGTGGCGGAGCGCGTGGGAGAAGGAGCGCACGTGGAAGACCGCGTGGGAGGGGAGCTCCTGCGGAGGAGCGCCGTGagccggcgatgaggaagaggaggcggaggaggggcaGGACCCCCACTTCTTGGAGGCAGTGGCTACGTCCAAGAAGGACGCCGCCGACAAGGCGCAAGCGGACGCGGAGGAGGTGGCGCAAGCCATCGCCGCCGTTGAGGAGCTGAAGGCTCGGGAGGCCGCCGCCACTGCAAAAATCATCATCCTCGACGACTAGGCGCTGCGCATCCCTAGAATTGTAGAAGTCGCGATTCAATAGGATCACGCAATTTTGTATAtcctctatctatgatctatgtgAAGAACTATCTATGAGAATTCTCCCGGGTTTTGCATTTTTTTAAATACGGGGTGAAATAAGTGGTCTACTAAATGGAATGGTTCATGCATGCCAATTTTTTTGATACATGACCTGTATTCGCTCGATACAGGACCAGCGAATacaggtctgttagacatgctctaacattGCTGAAAATCAAGTCGATTGAAGATTACAAAAGCTACAAAAGGAAGTCTGAAGTGGATACGCATATTCATGCATGGTGTTGAACCGGGGCTGTGAAATGAGCATCAGAGCTTGGAATTTTGAATCGTTTATCAAGGCGTACTTTCGCTTCGTAGCAATCGGTTCTTCTCTTGTTACACTGAGATTTACCCTGTTGAaaaaatgctactccctccgttgtACTAAACCACCGCCACTTATTATGTATCGGAGGGAGCTCAAACAATCCTCCTTACGCCCCAACGAGTTGTATGGCGCAGTTTCGATGAAATTACAGTTGGAAAATGATAGATTCTCATCCGTTGTATTGTACCTGAAGGTGCTGAACATTTCTAGAGCTCACGGCCATGACAACTTGCAGGAAACTTCTGGAAGATTGAGGAATTAAGGAGATCCTGTGTGGTGTGATAAGCGGTCAGCTAACAGATACTCTCCTTTTTTCACAAAGCTACCACTTATCATACCATACATGCATGACCTTATCAGCCGCTCTTTTCTAAGAGTCATTTTCTCCTGATCAACTTGGATGAGCTAGTAATGAGTGCACAAAGTCTACGAGTCACATGCGAGCTCAATCAAGCCACCAATCAAATCATACCGTCGTCGACGTCTAGAGCAGTTTGAAAACTGGTCGACCTCGGGTGGCGGCAGCCACGAAAAAAGAGACAAGCTTGATCGGCTGCATAAAGCAGCAGGGCACTGCAGATATGGCGACGTCGATCGGCCTAGGTAGGTACTAGTTCATGTTATGTCACTGCTGACATCTATCAGCGTGCACCATGCAGTGCCATAGGCTTCGTGTTTTGGTACGGTAACTGCCAATATGGTCATATTATCATGAACTATGTCATAGAGATGGCCATGGTTATTTGACTTGAAAGTCATGAATGCTCATACATGATAGCATATTTTTTGAATAAAATTTATTTAAAATTTCAAGTTTGCAAGTTTGATAATTTTTTCAAGCAACTAGTACACATAAATATGCATAAGGATTGCATTTTTTGAATTTCTCTTCATTTTCTTTCATTTTCGCAAAACAGGTTTATATGGTTGGCATGGTTATTCCATAGTATGGAGTTGAATCTTTCAAAATTATAAGTGGTCCTTCCATATAATTAG contains the following coding sequences:
- the LOC124658197 gene encoding uncharacterized protein LOC124658197; its protein translation is MAPSREACAVAMAMAAPFIAMASNIDAGNLEKRRRTSSDKLQRTVSDVSYELHHHGRAKEEEEAAAEAEMKLLHPVPEVEDAKCECCGMSEECTPEYILGVRGRFSGRWVCGLCAEAVTEEAEKSGTSREEALRTHMGVCKRFNGFGRTHPVLFQAEAMREILRKRSKLGPRSRSSINPREVRESASKAKAAAAGGGIARSSSCMPFITDE